GGAGTGATTGTATAATCTAACTTCGTGACCATGGAATGCAGCTGTAATATATCCATTCTTGCAACAACTTGAGGGGAACTTGATGGAGAAAGATTGCAAGGAGAAAGGATGGTCCAAAGaggcctccggcggcggccggaagCTTTACGCCGATGATGAGGACGACGAGAGGGAAGATGAGTGCGGCATTTGCCTGGAGGCTTGCACCAAGATGGTCCTTCCAAACTGCAACCATGCCATGTGCATCAACTGTTATCGAGACTGGTAATTGCTCTCTCTTCCCCTTGCTTATCCGTTTGAGATATATTTAAGTAGTCTAAGCCAGGATATTTATCAATTAGGCCCCATGTCACATGCCACCATAAAAGATTGCAAGTTGATTTGAAGTTTGAACATTGCATTTCCACTGTGCTTGGTGCTGTTTGTGGGCTGCTCCTACTCATTTGTTGTTGGTAACAGTAGATAGATGGTAGTTCAACTGTTCAACAACCCAACATAGTTTTGATGTGCACAATCTTGAGTTTTCAACCTGCATTTAGTGTAGTTAAAGCTACATTCTTCccaaatgctgaaaaaaatatgtttatattccGTTCTTCACTGTACCCGTGggaatttttccttttaattagtgtcatAGTTGCTTGGAACCTGCAGTTCCTTCTATTTGTCAACCAGAAAGAATTTCACATGAGCATAATGCATCGATAAGACTTGAGAGAATTATTTCTGTTATCCTTTTAATTGAATACTTTTCTGTCAGAGTTTAATCAACAAATTATGGTACTTCATGACATTGTTAAATGCCCCACGCATTGTCATTTAAAAAAGGCAGTTCTCACTAGTTCTATGACTAGGAGACAACTAGGAGAGCTTAgccataaattaaaataaagatcGTATTGGTGCTGACTTCGGAGATTGCAAAACCAAATTTAAAGGGATAATTGGAAGGGGCATGGATTACTTTACACGTTGATTGTAATTCCTAAATCTTGTTCTCTTAGCTGGAAGATCTTACTTATGTCTGAAGATATATGGAAGATAAGCCTTGGAGCCATCCTGCGTGCCATAGATTAACAAGTATATAGTATGCCATATGCCTCCATAATGATAAATCAACCGGCGGCTTGTTAGAATCTGCTtcagaatatatatactagtttATTGCAGATACATTTGGTACTAACTGGCATTGCTTCAGAATAGATATACTAGTTTATTGCAGATACATTTGGTAAGTGGGCCACTGACTATCCCTAATCCTATTAGCTCCAGCCTTCCAGGTGATTACAATCCTAGCAAGCAGAGTATTATTAATCATGTAACCACTATTACTGGAGATGCATTTTTTTGTCCTATCTTTTATTGGATCATGACTTGTTTCCTGCCAAGCTAAATTTGATTGTCATGTGCACACCTGCTCATTAGTTATGGGTTCCAAGCTCTGTTTGAGCCTAGTCAGGCATCATCCTATATTTGTTCATTCCCTTCTGCTGCAAATGCCATTGGACTGCGACATTTAACAATTCACATCATGGTTTCAGGTATACAAGATCCCAGTCATGCCCGTTCTGCCGCGGGAGCCTGAAGAGGGTCCGATCAAGAGACCTTTGGGTGCTCACCAGAGACGACGACGTGATCGACACCGTGACCCTGGAGAAGGAGAACGTGAGGCACTTCCACAGCTTCATCGACAGCTTGCCACTCATAGTACCTGACAACCTCTTGTTGGTCTACTACGATTACCTAGTCTGACTGAAGCTCACCTCTGCTTCTGAAAGAGATCGAGATTCAGAGTTCAGTGTGTGTTCCGGCAGCCGACCATCCTCTGCAGATCGAGTCTGGCTAGCGAAATGCCGTCCAGCGGCGAAGACGAGATGACAACCGTTGCTCCTTATTAGGGCTGGCTCTGCGTAATTCGCATTGTTTGTTGTAATAAGTGTATATACAGAATTAAAAAGAGATATTGGGAAGATGGCTTCTCAGGTTTAACAACTTGTTTGGCAGTTCTGCTCTGGCAAATTGCCAACTGATTCAGAAAGAAGGAACGGGTGCTGGGTGCTTATTTTCCTGCACCAAATGTCAAATTATTTGCGTTTATCCAATATTTAGGTATATTAAGCATCCATTGCATGTACATATTGACAAGTCTTATTCAGATCAACCGATCACATCACAGTTATGGGTCGTTCGGCTTGTGCACTAGGACCATTCCGTTGTCATTTTCAAAGCCACAAATAAGTGTCTCACCTGCAACACAAGCAAGAGGAAAGCAGGAGAATAGCTCCATGAGGATTACTTTGATTCCCTGCGTCTTCTTTTCTCAAAGATTTACATGTTAATATATTAGAATGAACGAAGTTGAGTATCATTTTAACGAAGAAGTTTAGAAAacattgaaaataaaacagtAGGAATCGCATGTAAGATACAAACATAAGGCGAAGATAGCCGAAAATGTTACCGATGTCATTTTCgttgcataaaaaaatattgtaggaATCAAGGTGACATGCAAATTATAGAGATAAAGCTAGCCAAAAATATTAGTGGGATCATTATTGTATAGAATGATGCACCgatgaatgaaaatatttttttaatagtgaATTTATGAATTTCATCGAGTAGGTTGACTGCGATGAAAAGGGCTAACTCCACCCCACAGTAGAAGGAAGATTCTGGAAGAGAGAGATACAAGAAAAAGTTTTTCATGAGGTTGTCCCTCGTTAGAAATTCTCCAAAATTCACAGAAATCAAATCAttctatatgaattttataggaatctCTAATGCCCCTTCCTTTGTAacatatgaaatattttcaaaagttTCCATGCTTAAAAAATCCTTTATTTTCCTTTGCTCCAAAGAGCCCTCAATTCTGAGCACGACAAAACCCAATATGGGCACTGACAGCCTCAGGTAGTCAGGCCTTTGGTGGTCACTCTTTCAATCATTTTCTACACAGCCGCAGCAAAATCGCATGCTTATCATTTTCTACACAGCCGCACGGCCAGTACATTCGGCTTCAGCAGTTCAGCAACCCTGGATAACTGTCAATCATTCCCACAACGTTTCGTAGGTGTTCGGATTGGAGGATTTTGTTAAACAACTCTGAAGAGCTGCattagaaaaatcatatttggGAGCCTGTGAAtggagggaggaaaaagaaacaagagcTAAAAGCTCACCAAAAGTTTGATTTGTAAGATCCAAAGCAATATCCATATTTCCGTCGTTTATACATGATTGGAAGATCCATCGATATCTCCATAATTCTGTCATATACATGATCTGCAAGATCCAACGCAATCTCCATATTTCTATCACATACagaaacttaataaaaatcaattcttGATTCTCAGTGTTTACATGCGCCAATCTGTGATTCAGTGTTTACATTCATCAAATCATCTATGTTAAAAGTTGATATAGTATTCAAGTATTGTCTCAAAGTTGAGAATTGCTCGTTGCGACGAGCACAGCTCATTTTGTAGTTCCAACACCAAACCGCAAATATTCTTAAGTACCAAAGAACCGCAAGAACTGAGACACAGCAAACCGACTTAAAACAGgtaaaatgtttaattaaCATAGTAGTACAGCAGAAcaataaaaagagaaaagatagcATGGAATAAAACGCCCGCTGCTCCAATTTACCATTCGCAGCATTTGGATTACAGGAATACCAAAAAACTACTACCGGTGACAGGTATTATTAAAAGCACAGGTTCAGATTATTACGACAAAAGTTTTCGATACCCGTAAGATTGGACGCTCGATAGCCAAACCACACTCGGAACCCTAAATACTCATAGTGAGGATGTCCAATCGGATCTTCAGCCACCACCAGAAGCAGGCAGATCAGTACTTGTAGTCCTTGACGTGGAGGCTCTCAGAGGCACCCTCGCCGAGCACAGCATCACCCTTGTATGTACCAAGAGTAGCCTCAGAGTTGGCCTTGCACCTGGTAATGAAGGCCTTCTGCGCCTTCTCCAGGTTCTCAACCTTGCCACCCCAGGCCTTGAGCGTGCTCTGTTGGAGTGCACGGCCGAAGGAGAAGGACAGAGACCACGGCTTCTTGGTGTCGAGCCTGTTCATGGCGTTCAGGTTCAgggtcgcctcctcctcgctctgTCCACCAGAGAGGAAGACAATGGCAGGCACGGCAGCAGGGACGGTCCTCTGGAGGGCGCGGACGGTGTACTCGGCGATGACCGTAGGGCTAACCTTCTTTGATTCAGATCCTGGGGTGACCATGTTGGGCTTCAGGAGGGAACCCTCGAGGAGGACATGGTGCTCGTTGAGTGCCTTGTAGCACGCAGCAAGGACCTGCTCTGTGACCTGGGCGCAGCGGTCAATGTCATGAGGGCCATCCACAAGGATCTCAGGCTCAACAATCGGCACCAGCCCGTTCTCCTGGCAGACGATGGCATAGCGAGCCAGACCCTGAGCATTCAGGTCAATGGCAAGCTGCGATGGCTCGTTCGGACCAATCTTGAGGACAGCACGCCACTTGGCAAAGCGGGCGCCAGCCTCGTAGTACTTGGCGCAACGCTTGCCAAGGTCGTCGTGGCCCTGGGTGGTGGTCTCTTTGTTGGTGCCAGCAACCTCGACGGTACCCTTGTCAACCTTGATGCCTGGGAGGACACCGCCCTCCTTGAGGACATCGACGAAGGGCGTGCCGTCCTTGGTCTTCTGGTACAGGGTCTCCTCAAAGAGGATCACACCGCTGAGGTACTGGAGGGCACCAGGGGTGGTGAAGAGCAGCTCACGGAGAGAGCGGCGGTTCTCCTCAATGTTCTCGACATTGATGCTGGCAAAGCGCTTGCCGATGGTGCCGGTGGACTCATCTGCAGCAAGGATACCCTTGCCAGGGGTGCCAATGTAGGCAGCGTTCTTGATGAGCTCGTCTGCAAGACAACAGAGATGCTTAGAGCACAGTGCAGGCGCAGCTTTACCCTAATTATACCAATTTTCTGATGAACCTACGCTCAATGCACCTAAACAATTAACCAAAGGAATTCTAGTGAAAAACATGCATGTCATCTAGAATTTCAGACCCTTTTATCATAAACTGCACCAGCATAAAACTACATCTGCATAAGTTGAAATGTCACCCAGAATTAGAGACCACTTTAACATAAACCGCACCGGTATAAAGCTATTGCATCTGCATAAAGCATCTGGCAGATACAAAATAAGCAACTTGATGGAAAAGAGTGAGGGTCATGACTAGATAAGCATCAGGAAAGCGTATAttgtttaacaaaaaatagatcGACTAATATATTAGCCACTTTAAGTAACTAgaacgaaaaataaatctatgaGTCGCACGACCAAAGAGAATTATGGACATGATAATCGAGGAACAGCAACAGCGCTAATCACTTAGCCCCGTGAGATGAACGCTTTAAGAGCACTTAGACCAGTCACCTAATTATACCTCATATTGCTAAACGCATGATCCAACTCACGGATCCTTAAACCCTTCGACAAAGCAGCCAAACCCCCGAAAACtaagcagatgcaacaacaccAACCATAACCTGGGTAGATCTAGTAAATTCCTCAAATCCTATCTCTTGTTTGCGAGCACCGCCACTGGATCTAGTGATACCCAAAACCAAACAGCAGGCAGATTATAGATCTACACATGCAGCGaaatttaagaaaagaaagaaagattgaaaaaacaacaacagcaacaacaaGAAAGCACGAACAGATCGAGAGAGAAGCAGGGGGGAAGGGCGGAAGGGGAGATGGGGCGCACGTACCCTTGTACTTGCCGCAGTAGGCCGACATGGCTGCGGAGAGTTCGAGAAGACGCGAGAGAGACTTTGAGTGAGGAGGACTGGTGGTTTGGCTGTGGATGAAGGGAGTGGAGACGAGGAGACGGCTTAtaaagagaggaggaggaggaggagcaggaggagagagagagatgcgaTCTGGTGTGCGGcgccgcaccgcaccgcaccgcgcgacggcgagatcgagcCCGAACCATGTGCTGCTGCCTACGTATTGGTGTGGCCCCTGGTTTCCTCTGTATTTGCGTGCAAATCCTTTGCCCAGCGAAGGCCGGTGCACGGAGacatttgatgttttttttgttgggtcACGCTGCGTGCGTAGCACTCCGTACAAAACTGTGACTTCGGCCCTGTTTAGAGGCATTTAAAATGCCAAATAGAAAatgcaaaagttttggtggcaaaagttttggcattgtatttttgtaagttggtgtttagagacatataaagttgtcattttttgGTAAAAGTGAGAGGTGATCCGTGTCTCTATAcatttttggtgaaatttgctactctGGACTGACAAACGTTAAATgcaaagttgtcattttcttaccCTAGTGTTTAGATTATTTCgtcaaaaaatactttaaaataacaaaaactttGTTATTTTAAAGGATCTAGACATGGCCTTCGTGTATCTCGAGTTTTTAAAGAGACTTTTGCTATGCGTTTCAAGTATGTGTACTACTAGAAAAGGTGTTTTTTTCCTAACGTTCGCAGGGAGCGGTGCGAAAAAAAGAAGCTCCAACCAGCTCGACTGCTCGCCCGAACCCGACTGCGCACTCACGGGGTCGCGCACGACGCCTTCTCACCCAACCGGGCCACCCACCACGAGAAAAGCACCAACCCACCCCTGTGGTGACCCAAACCAGACGCGATGCGACGCCCCCGACCCCGAGCAGTCCACTCTTTTGTCCAGCACACACCGACGCGTGGGTCCCCGCATCCCCTGCGTCGTACACCCGtcacgcgcgccgccgccaccgcacgggagagagagggcagaAAGCGGTTTCCTTGTCGcggccccgcgccgcgcgtcgCGGTTTTGGACCCCGCCCCACGCGTCCGGCCCTCGCGCAGCTGCGGCCTCGGGTGGCGTGGAGCGAGAAAACCCGTCGGTTCGCAAGCGGTTTCCGGAGTCGGGCGTCCGCGAGACGGGGGCACGAGACGGGGAGCGCGATAGCGACCCAAAACCTGGCACGCTCCCGTTCCGGAGGCGCCGCGGTTCGGTTGCGCGGCGCCCCCCGCGCCTCGGTTTTCCTGTCGTCCCGTCACccctgccaccaccaccaccaccacaacccATCTGTGCGGGTGACGGCGCGCGTGGCGGCCTACACCCTCTGCTCCTTGCGACCTCGTGAGCGCCCGTTTGCTTTCGACGATTCGACGTGGTGTGCAACGCGGGGTGCTCCGCGCTTTTGGGGTTCGGAAGAAACGCCGATACGAGCGGGACAAACATAATTCGCCGTCATGAGTAGACAAAAAAGTCGAAACGGaaatcgccgtcgccggagcacCTCATCCCGGTGTGGTGCGCGACCCGGTGGATATGCTTGGAATTGCGTGCGCTAGGCCAGTGCTAGTAGTGGAGGCCGTTGCCGCATCGCCACGTACGCTATTCGCTGGACGCCAGATGCTGCAGCATCTAGCGTGGTTCTGCCTGCGGCTGGTGGTGCACATGCTCGCGTGACGTCGTCACGCATCAACCCAAGCCATCACGATCGAAACCTACCTTTTCCGTCCGGGCACAGACGAACAAGATAATAGACGGGAACGTGAAAGGCGAAAGGCCGAGGGTGCACGAGACAGCAGCAGTAGGTCAGTGGCGGTAATTTTGCATATCTCGCGCCGGCACCGGTCACGATCGGCGGCCGCGTCGGCCACGAAATCAAATGGATGCTTCGACAAGTTGGGTGTAGAACAACAACAGCTTGGAATAATAGTCTGGTGTCTCCGGCAACGGAGTCCGACAGGGACCTGGAAGCTGAAAACGCCATGAACAATGGGCAATCGTGATGCGAACAGGcgtttctgaattctgatcagTGTGAGTGGCGACGTGCGCCGAAGCGCGACCTGGAGGAGTACGAGATCAAGTGTCATTTTGCTTCCGATCGTTTCTTTTTTACACTTGAGACGCTGAGTCGAGAATCTTGCAATTATTTAGCTCGTTTACGTAAGGGAAGCCAGTTCAACTAGTCGTTTGACGACTTTATTCTATCTTCGGTAGCCAACTGAAACCAAAGTCTCCAATATTGAAATCAGAATTTGGATCATTCTCAGTTGACACTATTAGTAGAGAGCAAATTCACGAAGGCGGCCGCTCACATATAGTACCTTCTTATACTCTACTTCCAAAGTTCCAATGGCTGTACATGTGTCAACTGCACTGCAGGAAAGTTCTAAAGCTGTCTCTTTATCTTAATTTGTATAAGCATCTCTCCACTGAATTAAATACTGACCATTATTTTGCATACGCTGTCAGGCTACAAAGTATATAACCTAATtatgttatcttttttttttatcaaattggCATCAGAATAAGTTGATGCAACCTCATCCACCAAGGACGACAACTAACAGCCAGAATCCATTTGATCAAACTGCACCTGCTTCCATTCTCTGAACAAATGGGTAAAGAACAATGCTGATAAAAGCAGGACCAACAACGGAACCAATATGAAGCATTTCACTTCTTCGATCAGATGTTACATATCTATACTGTTACAGGAACTATGAGGTGCAAACCTTTGATATGACACTGCTTGAACACCAAATTCAATATGAATGAGCCTAGCAATCAATAGACaatcaaagaagaaaagaaagaagatggAGACCAAAAAGGAGTGTACAACAAGAAGGCCTGAATTGAGGCCTAAATTTCTGGTTTGCCTTCCTAGACATCGTACTTCTTTGGCTGGTGCCATTGCGCTAAAGTTCTAGACAAATAACCAAGCAATGAGGTTTTAGAAGGGTATGTCCTCTTGCCATACAGATGCTTCCCTCCAAGATCAGTATACTTCAATTTGTTCTCTCTGTCGATCTGCACAACCATCacaattttagattaattgtATAGAGGATCTCAAACAGGTCACTTTACCAGGTGAATTTCTTAAAAGATTGCAAAGAAAATGGTTTGTCATCAAAGGAAAAATGTATATTGTGTACCTTGTTTATTTTCCCATCTTTCAGGTGGTACCTAATACCAGACCAATTGATTGATTGGGAGAAATGAGACCTGAATGCAGAAATAGGGTAGAGGAAGTTGTCCACCAAAACAGCTATGAAGACCTAAATTGAAAGTTCAACCAACAAAAGTTACAAACCATGATATCATGAAAACAGGATCATTGAATAAGTTCGTGCTTTGGAAGGGAAACTCACAAGTCCCCAGTTATAAGAACCAAGAGAGACTTTTGGCCCTTGAGGAGACAACATGTTGCACAGTTGAATTTCCACCTTTGTTAAATTCCACATTGAAACAAGTTCTGTGAGAGTGCATAT
This is a stretch of genomic DNA from Oryza brachyantha chromosome 1, ObraRS2, whole genome shotgun sequence. It encodes these proteins:
- the LOC102715070 gene encoding E3 ubiquitin-protein ligase AIRP2-like — protein: MFHGGRPLSLRGSLKALEADIHHANTLAHAIHRAYGGACVQMRLSYSSMAPIILNLIQWMDCSCSLSYTLPSYLGLLEVLVYKVYVDEDASISTNIERRASLKEFYAVIYPFLQQLEGNLMEKDCKEKGWSKEASGGGRKLYADDEDDEREDECGICLEACTKMVLPNCNHAMCINCYRDWYTRSQSCPFCRGSLKRVRSRDLWVLTRDDDVIDTVTLEKENVRHFHSFIDSLPLIVPDNLLLVYYDYLV
- the LOC102715352 gene encoding fructose-bisphosphate aldolase 3, cytoplasmic, whose protein sequence is MSAYCGKYKDELIKNAAYIGTPGKGILAADESTGTIGKRFASINVENIEENRRSLRELLFTTPGALQYLSGVILFEETLYQKTKDGTPFVDVLKEGGVLPGIKVDKGTVEVAGTNKETTTQGHDDLGKRCAKYYEAGARFAKWRAVLKIGPNEPSQLAIDLNAQGLARYAIVCQENGLVPIVEPEILVDGPHDIDRCAQVTEQVLAACYKALNEHHVLLEGSLLKPNMVTPGSESKKVSPTVIAEYTVRALQRTVPAAVPAIVFLSGGQSEEEATLNLNAMNRLDTKKPWSLSFSFGRALQQSTLKAWGGKVENLEKAQKAFITRCKANSEATLGTYKGDAVLGEGASESLHVKDYKY